In Oncorhynchus tshawytscha isolate Ot180627B linkage group LG24, Otsh_v2.0, whole genome shotgun sequence, the genomic window GGTCCAAAGTCATGCAAGAATAGCGTACAGAAAAGGTTTTTCAACAGAAAAGCCCTGACTATGAGGTATTTTCCCTCCTGTCCCTTCTCCTGTTCCCAAATGAACACAGTACTTTCAGTTTTCAGAGCTCACGTTTGCAGCCCATGTTGTAGTGTTTATTGGAATCATTATCAATCTTGCTTTATCTGACAGCATTGTAAGGCAAACCATAAGGATGTTGGGGTTAAGTTTGGAGTTAGGAGTGTAGCTAGAGTGCGTATCAGAATAGGTCTTGTGACTCAGACGTATCATCAGATAGAAATCATGATTATAATTATTCAACCAGCAAACAACAGTATTTCCCTACCTTTCTGTCTCTGCCGATAGACACAACAAACTTGAGGAGATGGAGGACAGTGCTTTGTCAGTTTATCTGTCGAACTATGGGGACAGGATTGCCACAAGGCGTTTTTGGATTGAGTCCACAGTGAGAGATGCAAAGAACTGTCCTTTTTGAAAAACTGAGAAAGGTAGTGAACTGTGATCTAAAGGGGCTAAAGAACCCACAGTATCAGAGGACACTGTAGAGCCGCATTCCAAATGTTCAAGGGCGCACTTGAGGAGCAACTAGCTTACTGAAGGAAACCCAAGAACGATTGAATTAAGGTGGATACACGAGGGGAAACAAAGTTAGGAAACTGTTATCAATGTACCAAAAACTTTCAGTAAAAAGGAACTTTTGTGTCAAGCAAAATAACAGTTTTTCCCACAGTGGGAATTTAAGAAATGTGGGGTGTTGAGATGTTACCTTATCACCAAGGAGCTGAAACAGGAAATTGTTCATAATGCAAAATGAGTTACAGTTGCTGTCACTTTAACCAACACTGAAGGGATTGATGTTAGCTGTCTCTCAGACCTATCAGACATATCAGAGATACAGTTTGCACCACACCTGTGAAAACTCCTTCCGTATCAGCTGGATGACACACTGGTATTTACACCTTGCCACCTGATTGCTTTTACACTTGATCCTTCTCCAGACAACAGATGTCACGCCACATGCCCTGCAGAAGACAGAAGTCACGCCACAACCCCTCCAGACTTAAGAAGGCATGCCAAAACCCCTCCGGACGTCATAGGTCACGCCACAACTCTTCCAGAAAACAGAGGTCATGCTACAAGCCCCCCAGATGTCAGAATTCACTCGacaacccctccaggtgtcagaGGTCACGCCACATCCCCGCCAGACGTCAGAGTTCATGCCACAACCCCTCCAGATGTGAATGGTCATGCCACAACCCCTCCAGATGTCAGAAGTCCTtccacaaccccccaccccccacccggACATCAGAGGTCACACCACAACCCCTCCAGACATTGGAGTTCACGCCACAACCCATCCAGATGTCAAAGGTCAAGCCACAACCCCTCCAGACATTGGAGTTCACGCCACAACCCATCCAGACGTCAAAGGTCAAGCCACAACCCCTCCAGACATTGTAGTTCACGCCACAACCCATCCAGACGTCAAAGGTCAAGCCACAACCCCTCTAGGCAACAGAGATCATGCCACAATAAAAATACATAGAGTCAATCTACTTATAGAGATCAATTCGCTATTAAAAAATCCCAAAATTGTCAATCTCCTTGTAAAGTTCACCTTGGTTGATGAGAAAGGAGATCATGCACAAGGTGTTTCAAGGGATGTTAACTCTGGATGTTTTGGGTCTGAATTTTTTGACGTTGCGGCTGATGGCGAGGATATGAGGGTCCCGTCCCTCATCCTGAGATGGCAAGAAGACGAATGGCAATCTATCGGCAGAGTACTGGCAAAGGGATTGAAAGGTAATGGCTATTTCGCTAACCGACTTGCATCTGCCTTTACTGAGGCACTCATTTTTGGAGAGCATTTAGTGTCTACTGAGCACTTGTTTGATTCCTTCCTACAATATTTGAGTCATTCTGAGAGAGATCTTGTTGTTAAAGCccttaaaacttgttagggaggatgttcccttgtggggatcaaatcagcggatattttagagcgtcactgatcgtttttcgttaaaattcaaactttcattaaaacacacaagcaaggtattgaattaaagctacactcgttgtgaatctagccaccgagtcagatttgtaaaatgcttttcggctgagaagctattatctgatagcatgtaacaccccaaaagacccgtagaggatgtaaacaaaaataattagcgtagtcggcgctacacaaaccgcacaataaaatataaaacattcattacctttgaccatcttctttcttggcactccttgatgtcccataatcaatactgggtctttttggattaaatcggtccatatatagcctagatatcgatctatgaagactgtgtgataaacggaaaaaaatagcgtttcataacgtaacgtcattttttaaaagttaaaaagtcgacgataaactttcacaaaacacttcgaaatacctttctaatgcaactttaggtattactacacgtcaataagctataaaaatcatcagtgggcgatgtaaattcgatagcctgccgtgtggaaaaatgtccggaaaaaatacagacaatgcctcgggtcggtggtcggagagaatcgttccctttggtcggatctaccaagaatcaattcagattcaaatgaggagactctatacatcctgtggaagctgtaggtactgcaagctcggccccatatattacggttcacctttaacaattcatgggagtggcgcatggatatttttttccatctccagtgatcagattttcctgcgcttttcgatgaaacagacgttctgttatagtcacagccgtgatttaaacagttttagaaacgtctgagtgttttctatccacacatactaatcatatgcatatactatattcctggaatgagtagcagggcgctgaaatgttgcgcgatttttaacaaaaagctgcgaaaattcgcatcatcccAAAGAGGATAATTAAAGAGGATCTAAAGATCGAAGATCAAGACAAGTTGATCGATCTCCTGGACAGCATGGGGGGTGTACAGTACCTAACCCAAGAGCTGTGCTTTACAGGTAGCACATAAATAACTCATTCAGAAGCCAAAGTATGCTCTTGATAATATGTTGGATGCTGCAAGAGAAGTGCTGTCACAAACTTTCCAGAGGAAAGAGGCTATTGAGAATATTTATGCAGAGCAAAATCCGACGGCTAGAACAGTTTTGAAGTTACTGCAGGCATCCCCACAAAACCAAGCAGAGATTCAACATTTCTGGTATTTCCAGCAATATATCAGAGGGCTGGATGAGGTTGGACTCAGGAAGAAAAGGAGATTCATGACGGGTGCTGATGTTATATGTGTCAAAGACCGGTACCCCATCActtctttattttcttttttctctgaccaactctctctgactatctctctcagaacgatcttcttgaccctaaccagtcagctTCAAGACTGGTCACTCAACCAAGACTGCTCTTCTTTGTGTCACGTACTCTCACTACTAGTGTTCCCCAGGGCTCAGTTCTAtctgtcccctcttctctctatacaccaagtcactcggctccatCACATCCTCACGTTGTCTCTCctttcattgctatgcggatgacactcaactactttctCTTTCTCCGTCAccggcagatatctcagcttagatgtcggcccaccacctcaagcacAACCTCAACAAgacagagctgctcttcctcccggggaaggcctgcccactccaagacctctccatcacagttgACAACTCCACGGTGTCCCCCTTCCAGAGTTCAAAGAACCTtggtgtgaccctggacaacagcCTGTCATTCTCTATACAACACCTTGTCGTTCTCcccacacactccactggcttcaaGTTGAAGATCGCATCCACTACAggaccatggtacttgcctacggagcagcaagaggaactgcccctgcCTACCTTCAGGCTCTGCTCAAACTCTATACCCCAACCCGAGTACTCGGTTCTTCCGCCTCTGGTCACTTGGTCCTCCCACCCCTtatgggagggcagctcccgctcagcccagtccaagctcttctctttCCTGGTACCCCAGTGGTGGAACCAGCTttcctgcccatcttccgaaaaacatctgaaacaccctacctcttcaaagagtatcttaaataatccccccCAAAGAAAAACACTCGCACTTGACTCTTTTAGCCCtaactagctctgactttgcttaTAGCTTTTCTGATAGCTACTTTAATGAGGACAATTactctgactgtgatatgtggttgtcccaactagttatcttaagatgaatgaactaactgtaagtcactctggataagagcatctgctaaataactaaaatattaaaatattaaataaGTATACCTGAAAACTAGTATACCTGAACTTTGAAACATGCTCTCTTTGTTGGGCTAATGGCTATGGCTAATGACTTCTACCTTAGCACATGGCACGtggtaatttcctgcaattcacaCCTCCCGTGTAGAGGGCATTAACAAGCATAACACTCTGAGCTGGAGTTTGTAGAGCAGTGTCGCTGCTTGAGCCAGGCAGTGGAGAGCTACTACAGCGCTTTGCAGGATGCGGCCATTTCAGCGACGCGAGCAGTGACACTGAGACAGCCGGGACACTTTTTTTCGTCTATGAACCCAGCATGAACTGGCAGAAGTTCacccattggttgatgcaatCCAATGCCTAAGCAGTGGAGCACGGCCCTAATGTTCCAAGCGGATCCTTAGTGCAGAGCTAACATAGCAGCTTGTTTGGTGAGAGCACATTACAGTTTGTGCTTAGTTGAATGATGAAATAAAATGTCCACATGCCTGCAAGACACACACTTCCTGTGTCCCTttttgttttctgtgtgttttgtacagtatgtttgtgATTTTAACTAGCGTGGTTTTTAAAGTAAAAGCCGAATGGCAATAGAGTAACTGACAAACGCGAAAGCAAAGCAAAGCAAAGGCTGCAGAACGAACAAACCACTGGTGTTCGGAACTTGATTGGAATGTTTCATGAAGACAACCATGTCCTAAAATTAAATGTTTGAAAATTGCCTGTACTTGATGCTGCCTGCTCAATCCAGATCCAACATTTCACAACGTGTGTTCCCCATACAGACCTGAATTACCTTTGACTCTGGAACGGACCCATTTATCTTAGACCATGCAAATAATGCTCATTTTATGTGAACATAGATTTAAtggaacatactgtacacactgtatacaTGAGGATGTCAAAGTACAGACCTTTCACCATTCCTGTCAAGTCACCGACTCGGACAGACTGATAGTGATCGCTACCTCTCATTGAACCAAACACGAGAAAAGCAGGGACCGCCACACAATAATGACATCGTCATTATTTGAGGAATCTTTAAAAGGTATCGGGAACAGAACACCATCTTAGCGGCACAACACTGCAAACAGGCATGTATGGATATCCCTGAACTGTGATGGGGGCTCTGATAAGACAAGACACACTACCAATGAGTGTTCCAAAGTGGAGATGAGATGGGAGACTTTGTTTCACAGACATTTCTCATCATTCAGAGATATAGGGTTTCACAGAGCCCAGTGGGATACAATGAGATAGAGGCAGCTTTTGTCCCTGGTCTGGTGTCCCTTTCTTGTATGTATGAGGACAGAGGGACTGGGGGAAAGTGTCCTAATTGACCCCTCTCTCCATGATGATGGCCCATACCATGCAATCCATACCATGCTCCTTACAGGGTTTGACGTTCCAATTCAATTCTTGAACTCACTCATGAAGTGGACAATATGACGTTGAATACATTTCTTATTACCACAATCTTCAAGTTATGACATTTTTATTGAAATTAGACTGTTAGAATTGGAATTGCATTGTATTTGTAAAAACATTTCATATTTGAAATGGAATGGTATTGGAATTCAATATTTATGCATTTCCCAGTTAATGGAATTCATGCATTTAGTATAAAACATGATCTGTTTTTAAATAATTTCAACTTGAATTTCTATATTTCCagctaggctgtctgaacagtgacaCGATCAGCCTGAAATGTGAGGGAATAGAATTTGAATTTGTGAAATTGTTGAGGATAATATTGAATTGGGAATTTAATTATTGGAATTTACCTAACATGACTGACCTGCAATTTGAATTGAATTCAATGGAATTTAGAGTGAGAGGGAATTTAATTCAAATGGAATTCGTAGAATTAACCCCAACCCTGGTCATAACATTAAGTTTGTCAAATGTTTTAATACATCAAAAGCAGTCTAATGTCTAGTTGGTGAAGGTCTTGTatggctcagttgatagagcacAGTGCTTACAACACCAGCATGGTGGGTTCAATTCCTGGGTCACTCATTTGTAAAAATTGTATGCTTTGGATAAAAGGGTCTGCTAAAATGACATATATTGTATATAATGTGGGATCGAGACATAGCTGGATCCACACAACTGATGGCTTGCGTTGTGGACTTGAAATGAGATGACTACGTGATAGATAATGTCCCTTTTACCCATGGTAATGAAACGCTACATCAATTAAAAATCCTATTCTGAACAACTATCGTCTGGTCTGACAGAATAGGCCATTTCCACTAATCAAGTGTAAAATGATAGGAGCAGATCGAGACACTCCTGTCATTCATATACCAGTTTGGGAAACAGTTACAGTGCTATTGAAGAGGCATAGCTGGCTGcatagcgttagcattagcatcaGAATAGAGCATTGGGGAATTCTTGGAGGGGGATTGATGGAAGATACAAATCAGAGGAAGGGTCAGGGGACAGGTAGAGTTACAGCTCTTTAGCCATGCTAACAATGAGAAGCCCCCAGATTCCATCATGTTATGTAAGGTTGGCATCCCACACTTCCAGTCGTGAAAAACATGCTAGGTGATCTACAAAGAGCTAGgaagagtgacagtgtgtgtgtgtgtgtgtgtgtgtgtgtgtgtgtgtgtgtgtgtgtgtgtgtgcgtgcgtgcgtgcgagtgaGGGAACCTCTCCCTTTCAGAGCATCTAACTTGCATAGAATTTTTAAGCTGAGAGCATGCTTAGAATCAACACAATACTGATTCAAATATGTCATCGGGATGCAACATAGTCATGCTCAACCCTTGATTATCGAATATAACTTAGAAGTATCAGAGTAGAGTAAGACATGAAAGGAATGTTAAAGACTAACGCAATGTTGAGTGTGCTGCAGTGATCCCCTGAGAAGATAGTCATTTGAAAGTCAATGTCGTTTACTTCACAGAGAGCTTTTGTGAGTAGCTCCACAATAGGGCTACCAATTTGGCACTGCCAAGTAGGGGActtgagatagaggagaggtgagCGGGGTCGGGGGGGTTCCTCTTACCGGTAAAAGTATAAAATCCATCCTCTTGGCTGTCTAGCTGTCAGTGGTGGCTATAGTTCCCAGTCAGTCAATACAGACCACGAAGACCCTCTGACGGAAACCTAGCCAGACTAGAACTAGCCGCCTACCCTTCATGAATCTTCTATGGTAAGGTTAAAGAGATGGTTCACTTAGGTTTAACCTTATTTAGGCCTTACCTAACGTGTTGTCATTTCATTCCATTTTTAAGTctcttaaatagtttttttttttttttaaacatccgaCATCTCCCTGAGAGCATTTTTAGACCATGTAGAAATCCTAACGGGAACGGACGTTATCAGCTCATGCCAATTAATACTAGAACTATGTACTGgtcatgtctgtctgtgactgtgcAGCGGTTCTGAAGGAGTGGCTGGTTATTAAACCATGATGAAACAAAACAATGGCTTGGGATCTGACTCCCCTGGCTGCTATTGTGATCCCCCCCTCCGCTCAGAGACCAACGATGCTTCATCCCCCCACTGCAGTCCCGAACTTAATTTCACCCTAAAATCTTCttatttttctttcctttttGTTTGTACACTGAAATTCAGCTTTTAGctgtgcatgcatgtgtacaAGCTCAAATAAACCTTACTATATATGTGGAGAATATACGATTTTAAATTCTTATTGACTTTATCATATCAATGTGTTACAATTTATCTCTGATATTTATTTTCAGCCTTTGACAATGGCTGCTGTAAGCGctctactacttctactgccgGTAGCGTGGACTTGTGCCCCCCAGAAAGCAGGTGAGTATTTTTTCCCTTAAAGAGAGTGGAATCACTATCCATATGACACTATGGAACAGGTTCTATCAGCATCCTCTAAGATCGTCTTTTCTCTGTGCTTGTTGTTTATCAGACTATGTGATGGTGTCATGTTTCCCCAATGCCATCATTGCTAACGTCCCGGAGTGTCCCTACGGCTGGGAGATCGGCCAGCTGTCCCTAGGGGGGCTGTGTTACAGCGGTGTCAACAGCCCAGGGTACTTTCGCTTCACCATCCCTGACCTGACGCCCAAAAACAACTCGTACTGTGGCACTCACGCCGAGGTGAGAAAGTACTTTTAATGGAGGGGGTAAGCTTGCCTGAGACATGAAAAGTTGCAGGTCTGAGCAAGGTATTCCAGCTAAATGCAAAGCGATAGGCCTAAAGAATCAACAACCCATCCTCATTCTTTGGCGTGTCTGCTATTTTTTCCCAGTATATTGGTGGTAAAGACCCCAAATATGTCTTCTACAACTCCATTGTGTCCAATGACACTTCACTAACAGTCAGAAACCAGCCGGTCAACTACACGTTCAGCTGCACGTACCGGGCCGCCTACTTGGTCAACAACGCCGTCTTCAGCCAAAGGTAAGCACCGAtcctggcatttaggtcaccgcCGGTACCTTCTGGAAAGCGTTTGCATTCTAACCCAATGACTTTCAGCGTTTTTACTAAACCCTTTGCTTCTTCCAGAGTGGCTACAGTTTTTGTCAACAACGGGAGTTTAGGCACTTTTAGTTCACAGTTGTCTATGAACGTGTTCACGGTGAGTACCTCAGGTTTAGGTTCTCATCAacttcccggacacagattaagccttgtCTTGGACATTAAATGGAGATGATCCATAAAGcgttgctttttagtccaggaataGGCTTAGTCTGGCCCCGCGAAACAGGTTCTTAGCTGCCGAGTGTAAAACGTAATGCTAACATTAGTTTTGTAATATTATGGAGATAATAATTTGTCCATTACTTGTAAGGATCACTCAAGTCGTAAAAGTCATCTTAATGTGAACATAAATATAACTGACTGACCTGTGTTCATGTCTTTAGAATTCCAAGTTCCTGTATGCCAAAGACGCCCCCTATGTGATTGACACATCAGAGATTGGCTCTGAAGTGTTCATTGGGATGGAAGCCAAAGGACTCAGCAACAGGTActcaaaatatacagtatatacagttgaagtcggaagtttacataaacttaggttggagtcattaaaactcgcttttcaaccactccacacatttcttgttaacaaactatagttttggcaagtcggttaggacatctactttgcgcatgacacaggtaatttaaaaaataatgtttacagacagattatttcacttataattcactgtatcacaattccagtgggtcagaagtttacatacactaagttgactgtgcctttaaacagcttggaatattccagaaaatgatgtcatggctttagaagcttctgatatgctaattgacataatttgagtcatttggaggtgtatctttggatgtatttcaaggcctaccttgaaactcagtgcctctttgcttgacatcatgggaaaatcagaagaaatcagcctTGAATTGttt contains:
- the tectb gene encoding beta-tectorin, whose translation is MAAVSALLLLLPVAWTCAPQKADYVMVSCFPNAIIANVPECPYGWEIGQLSLGGLCYSGVNSPGYFRFTIPDLTPKNNSYCGTHAEYIGGKDPKYVFYNSIVSNDTSLTVRNQPVNYTFSCTYRAAYLVNNAVFSQRVATVFVNNGSLGTFSSQLSMNVFTNSKFLYAKDAPYVIDTSEIGSEVFIGMEAKGLSNRFKVVISNCWATPTPYSIDKKRWNLIINSCSYDKTVTIFENAKDSRSMFKFNSFRFQRQEKVSTVWLHCEVGVCDGEKLSCQPGPCTARSLPSEAEPSGGILTTEFHLKGTSLCILCIVLVNTLLGCVNLPKM